Proteins co-encoded in one Arachis hypogaea cultivar Tifrunner chromosome 11, arahy.Tifrunner.gnm2.J5K5, whole genome shotgun sequence genomic window:
- the LOC112723036 gene encoding vesicle-associated protein 1-3: MTTTELLQIQPPELRFLFELKKQSSCQVHIVNNSEQYVAFKVKTTSPKKYCVRPNLGIIKPKETCDFTVTMQAQRTEPLDMQCKDKFLIQSTIVPFGTTEDDITSDMFAKDSGKYIEEKKLRVVLISPSSSPVLLPVNGDAKQESNKVPMEKDRVPSGVENIPPPLKVSEEFKGLETAKNTEEDRRDEDVVARHSENENVPDIKPEKDAAQLNSAEECEQLKSRLSIMDTKLRAADVTILKLDEEMRMNTQEKDLLRKELEDMRRKVDMRRVQAGGFPLLFVCMVALVSVVLGYYIHP, translated from the exons ATGACGACCACCGAGCTTCTTCAAATCCAACCACCCGAACTCAGATTTCTCT TTGAATTAAAGAAACAAAGCTCGTGCCAGGTTCACATTGTAAACAACTCCGAGCAGTATGTTGCTTTTAAG GTGAAAACAACGTCTCCAAAGAAATATTGTGTTAGACCTAACTTAGGCATCATCAAGCCAAAGGAAACATGTGATTTTACTg TTACTATGCAAGCTCAGCGAACAGAACCACTTGATATGCAATGCAAAGACAAATTTCTCATTCAGAGCACAATTGTCCCCTTCGGAACTACTGAAGATGACATCACCTCTGATATG TTTGCAAAAGATAGTGGGAAGTATATTGAGGAGAAGAAACTGAGGGTGGTCCTCATCAGCCCATCTTCTTCCCCGGTTTTGCTTCCAGTAAATGGCGATGCAAAGCAGGAATCAAACAAAGTTCCTATGGAAAAAGATAGGGTGCCTAGTGGAGTTGAGAACATACCTCCTCCTCTGAAG GTTTCTGAGGAATTCAAAGGTTTGGAAACAGCCAAGAATACGGAAGAAGACAGAAGGGATGAGGATGTTGTTGCAAGACATTCTGAGAATGAGAATGTGCCTGATATAAAGCCCGAAAAAGATGCTGCACAGTTGAATTCAGCTGAGGAATGTGAGCAATTGAAATCAAGGCTAAGTATAATGGATACAAAGCTAAGAGCG GCTGACGTAACCATCTTGAAGCTGGATGAGGAGATGCGAATGAACACTCAAGAAAAAGATTTGCTTAGAAAAGAGTTG GAGGATATGAGGAGGAAAGTCGATATGAGAAGAGTTCAGGCTGGTGGGTTTCCATTACTGTTTGTTTGCATGGTTGCTCTTGTCAGTGTGGTACTTGGTTACTATATTCATCCATAA
- the LOC112723035 gene encoding sodium/hydrogen exchanger 1, translating into MAYEEVITSVMSSDHASVVSMNLFVALLCACIIIGHLLEKNPWLNESITALLIGLCTGVFILLNTGGRSSHIFVFSEDLFFIYLLPPIIFNAGFRVKKKQFFRNFMTIILFGVVGTLISFAVISLGAIHLFQKLDLGSLKIGDYLAIGAIFSATDSVCTLQVLNQDETPLLYSLVFGEGVVNDATSVVLLKAIQNFDLSHIDFATASELLANFLYLFIASTVLGILVGLLSAYIIKNLYFGKLIRHCTNREVALMILMAYLSYMLAELFALSAILTMFFCGIVMSHYTWHNVTQSSRVTTKHAFATLSFIAEIFIFLYVGMDALDIEKWRFVSQSPGKSVGISSVLLGLILVGRAAFVFPLSFLSNLLQKSPHVKIDMKQQVTIWWSGLMRGAVSIALAYNQFTGLGHSESRENAIMITSTISVVLFSTVVFGMMTKPLVRLLLPSSKHIISIPSPPSTPKTLTEPLLSNGHHDSGPNNGDSVNGPSPNRLRMLLNMTNRGVHHYWRKFDDSVMRPVFGGRGFVPYVPGSPLEPGLPQWRSITSPTAEENL; encoded by the exons ATGGCATACGAGGAAGTAATAACGAGTGTGATGAGCTCCGATCACGCATCAGTGGTGTCAATGAACCTCTTTGTAGCTCTTCTATGCGCTTGTATCATAATAGGTCACTTGCTCGAAAAGAATCCATGGCTCAATGAATCCATCACCGCCCTTCTTATT GGTCTGTGTACAGGAGTGTTCATATTGCTAAACACGGGAGGAAGAAGCTCTCACATTTTCGTTTTCAGCGAAGATCTTTTCTTTATTTACCTTCTCCCACCTATCATTTTCAATGCCGG GTTTCGAGTGAAGAAGAAACAATTCTTTCGCAATTTTATGACTATAATTCTCTTCGGAGTCGTTGGAACTTTGATATCATTCGCGGTCATATCGCTGG GTGCTATACACTTATTCCAGAAATTGGATCTTGGTTCACTCAAGATTGGAGATTATCTAG CAATTGGAGCAATTTTTTCAGCAACAGATTCTGTTTGCACGTTGCAG GTGCTTAATCAGGACGAGACACCATTACTATACAGCCTAGTGTTTGGGGAAGGGGTAGTAAATGATGCTACTTCTGTGGTGCTCCTCAAAGCAATTCAGAATTTTGACCTTTCCCACATTGACTTTGCCACCGCTTCAGAATTATTAGCCAACTTTTTATACTTATTCATCGCAAGCACTGTGCTGGGAATTTTA gttGGATTGCTTAGTGCATACATtattaaaaatctttattttggCAAGTTGATCAG GCATTGTACCAATCGTGAGGTTGCTCTTATGATACTGATGGCTTACCTTTCATACATGCTTGCTGAG cTATTTGCTTTGAGTGCTATTCTGACCATGTTCTTCTGCGGCATAGTTATGTCTCACTACACATGGCACAATGTTACCCAAAGTTCAAGAGTCACAACCAA GCATGCTTTTGCAACATTGTCATTCATTGCTGAGATATTTATTTTCCTTTATGTTGGGATGGATGCACTGGACATAGAGAAGTGGCGATTCGTAAGTCAAAG TCCTGGAAAATCAGTTGGGATCAGTTCAGTGCTTCTAGGACTTATCCTAGTTGGAAGAGCAGCATTTGTTTTCCCTCTCTCATTCTTATCCAATTTGCTCCAGAAATCCCCACATGTGAAAATTGACATGAAGCAACAA GTCACAATCTGGTGGTCTGGTCTCATGCGAGGTGCTGTTTCTATAGCACTTGCTTACAACCAG TTTACAGGGCTAGGCCACTCTGAGTCGCGTGAGAATGCCATCATGATCACTAGTACCATTTCTGTTGTTCTCTTCAGCACAGTG GTGTTTGGGATGATGACAAAGCCACTTGTGAGGTTACTGCTTCCTTCTTCCAAACATATAATCAGCATACCGTCCCCACCATCGACCCCAAAGACACTGACAGAGCCCCTATTGAGCAATGGACACCATGACTCGGGGCCCAACAATGGTGACAGTGTAAATGGGCCTAGCCCAAACCGATTGCGTATGCTTCTGAACATGACTAATCGTGGAGTACACCATTATTGGCGCAAGTTTGATGACTCTGTTATGCGTCCTGTCTTTGGTGGGAGGGGTTTTGTACCTTACGTTCCAGGTTCACCCCTTGAACCGGGTCTTCCGCAGTGGCGTTCAATTACTTCACCTACAGCTGAAGAAAACTTATGA